In Nitrospirota bacterium, a genomic segment contains:
- a CDS encoding response regulator, with the protein MVAIKESAVLLVVEDDTAMRSLICDEFWDLGLRIVEAGDGDEALQRIAEHQPDLILTDLRMPAGGLDYVARLRTVAPSCPIILMTAFGDPRVRTEALQAGVTAYFSKPVRMSDLKTAVKDLLDHKTGANGNSR; encoded by the coding sequence ATGGTGGCAATAAAGGAGTCTGCGGTGTTGCTTGTAGTGGAAGATGATACGGCGATGCGAAGCCTCATCTGCGATGAATTTTGGGACTTGGGCCTCCGGATTGTGGAGGCAGGGGACGGAGACGAGGCCTTGCAGCGCATCGCCGAGCACCAGCCCGACCTCATCCTGACGGACCTCCGCATGCCGGCGGGGGGGCTCGACTATGTCGCCCGACTGCGGACCGTGGCGCCAAGCTGCCCGATCATCCTGATGACCGCCTTCGGAGACCCCAGAGTCAGGACGGAAGCGCTGCAAGCAGGCGTGACGGCCTATTTCAGCAAACCGGTGCGCATGAGCGACTTGAAGACCGCCGTCAAGGACTTGTTGGACCACAAGACGGGAGCAAATGGCAACTCGAGATAG